A region of the Myxococcus stipitatus DSM 14675 genome:
CACGAGCAACGGGCCCATGAGGAACAGCGAATGCCGCAATCGCATGGAGACATCCTTCGAGTTGTGGGGGTACGCGTGCCCGGATTGAAGACAGTCATCGAGCACGAGCCGCAGTGTAGAGACATCTCGCGCGCGAGTCGTCAGTCGTGTGGCCGTGCGTGGACGTTGTCGCGCCGCGTCGCGTGGTACTCAGGGGCGCATGAGCGCACGCAAGGTCGTCATCGCGAAGGCAGGTGGGTATGGGCAGCTCCGGATTGAAAACCTGAATCAGGTTTCACCTGGGGCCGGAGAGGTGGTGGTGGCCACCCAGGCCATCGGGGTGAACTATGCGGACTGCGTCATTCGCATGGGCCTGTACTCCTCCGCGAAGGAGTATGTGGGGTGGCCCATCACCCCGGGCTTCGAGTTCTCCGGCACGGTGGAGTCCGTGGGCGCGGGCGTGGAGGACCTGGCCCCTGGGGACCGCGTGTTCGGCGTGACGCGGTTCGGCGGATACGCGACACACGTCACGGTGCCGCGGCATCAGCTCTTCGCGCTGCCCTCGAAGCTGACGATGGAGCAGGCCGCGGGGTTCCCCGCGGTGTTCCTCACGGCGTACTTCGCGCTGTTCGAGCTGGCGCATCCCAGGCCGGGGGCGACGGTGCTGGTGCACTCGGCCGCGGGTGGCGTGGGCAGCGCGTTGCTGCAGTTGGGTCGCATCGCCGGGTGCCGGATGGTGGGCGTGGTGGGCGGCACTCACAAGGTGGAGGCCGCGCGAGCGCTGGGCGCGGAGGTGGTCATCGACAAGAGCCGCGAGGACTTGTGGAAGGCCGCGAAGGCCGCGGCGCCGGAAGGGTATGACGTGGTGCTGGACGCGAATGGACCGTCCACGCTGCGGGAGAGCTACCGGCACCTCGGCTCGCCCGGGAAGCTGGTCATCTACGGCTTCCACTCCATGCTGCCGCGCAAGGGAGGCCGGCCGAACTACGCGAAGCTTGCATGGGATTGGCTCCGGACGCCTCGGTTCGACCCGCTGACGTTGACCAACGACAACACCAGTGTCCTGGCGTTCAACCTGTCCTATCTGTTCGAGCGGCGCTCCGTGCTGGAGGAGAGCCTGGCGCGGCTGTTGACCTGGGTGGAGGAGGGCCAGGTCGTCTCGCCCCAGGTGACGACCTTCCCGCTGGACGCCGTCGCGGAAGCGCACAGGGCGCTCGAATCCGGGACGACGGTGGGGAAGCTCGTGCTGGTGCCCTGAGCGGAAGTCCAGATGTTTGTCTTCACGGGGACGGACGCTTGCCCGCGGGGACGATTTTTCCCCGGGGGCGATATGGCAACTGAGTTGCGCCGTTCGCTGGGGACCTGGTTGGCCAGTCATCTGGCCACCCCGCCAGGTCGTTG
Encoded here:
- a CDS encoding synaptic vesicle VAT-1 family membrane protein, which encodes MSARKVVIAKAGGYGQLRIENLNQVSPGAGEVVVATQAIGVNYADCVIRMGLYSSAKEYVGWPITPGFEFSGTVESVGAGVEDLAPGDRVFGVTRFGGYATHVTVPRHQLFALPSKLTMEQAAGFPAVFLTAYFALFELAHPRPGATVLVHSAAGGVGSALLQLGRIAGCRMVGVVGGTHKVEAARALGAEVVIDKSREDLWKAAKAAAPEGYDVVLDANGPSTLRESYRHLGSPGKLVIYGFHSMLPRKGGRPNYAKLAWDWLRTPRFDPLTLTNDNTSVLAFNLSYLFERRSVLEESLARLLTWVEEGQVVSPQVTTFPLDAVAEAHRALESGTTVGKLVLVP